A window from Streptomyces griseiscabiei encodes these proteins:
- a CDS encoding subtilase-type protease inhibitor: MFLGAAASLAAAAAGTLAPEAPEAYAADAMSPVTLPMPAAGPGDRLSVTVRGVGGGADGTFELRCHPGGGTHPAVRDACGRLDRRTVWGTDPFAPVESGSVCTMQYGGPATAHVTGTWAGRRVDARFDRGDGCEIARWDAMVPVLPDTGA; encoded by the coding sequence CTGTTCCTCGGTGCCGCCGCCTCACTCGCCGCGGCCGCGGCCGGCACGCTCGCGCCGGAGGCGCCGGAGGCGTACGCCGCCGATGCGATGTCACCGGTCACGCTGCCCATGCCCGCTGCCGGCCCCGGCGACCGGCTGTCCGTCACGGTGCGGGGAGTGGGCGGTGGCGCGGACGGGACCTTCGAACTGCGCTGCCACCCCGGGGGCGGCACCCACCCGGCCGTGCGGGACGCCTGCGGGCGGCTCGACCGGCGCACCGTCTGGGGGACCGACCCGTTCGCCCCGGTCGAGTCCGGCAGCGTGTGCACGATGCAGTACGGCGGTCCGGCCACCGCGCATGTCACCGGGACCTGGGCCGGCCGCCGGGTCGACGCCCGCTTCGACCGCGGCGACGGCTGCGAGATCGCCCGCTGGGACGCGATGGTCCCCGTACTGCCGGACACCGGCGCCTGA